ACCGCTGGCGCAAATCGGTCACTTATGTTCTCACTTTGATCGGCCTTTTTATCGTGGGACGGATTTGGTTTCAGGGATTTCAGTCCATTGCTACTTTTTTCGGAATTTTCGCCGCCGGTATCGCGATTGCGCTGCAAGATTTGCTGGTGAACATTGCCGGCTGGCTCTTCATCATGTGGCGGAAACCGTTTGACGTCGGTGACCGCATCGAGGTTAATGAGCACGCCGGAGACGTGATTGACCGCCGTCTTTTTATGTTTACCATTATGGAAATCGGCAATTGGGTGGGAGCGGAACAATCCACCGGCAGGGTTGTTCATCTGCCAAACGGCTGGGTTTTCAAGTACAGCCTGGCGAATTATTCCCGGGGGTTTTCCTATATTTGGAATGAAATTCCGGTACTGCTGACATTTGAGAGCGATTGGAAAAAGGCGAAGAAGATTTTGCTCGATATTGCCAATGAGCACGCAGAATCGCTTTCCCAATCCGCAGAAAAACGAATCAAGGCAGCGGCGAAAAGATACATGATTTTTTACTCGAAGCTGACGCCCATTGTCTGGACGTCGGTGAAAGATTCCGGCGTTTTGCTGACGATACGCTACTTGTGCGATCCCCGCAAGCGACGCAGTTCGGAACATGCCATTTGGGAAACCATTCTCGAAGTATTCGCCAAAATAAACGATATTGATTTTGCTTACTCAACAATCAGAATATTCAATAATCCTCAAGAAGGCAAACCAGGAGCCGGCACGGCGAAAAAATAAGAGGAGGTTTTGAAAATAATCGCAAAATCACTTATTCCGGAATGACGCGACGTAATGGAGTAAATGACAAAAAAAGGAACCCGCTTTGCCAAGCAAGGTTCCCTTTCACTTGAGAAGTTCGCCAATGAAAAAAATAGGGCCATATTTGACGAATTTTTCAAAAAATCGAAATCATCGCATCTGACAGCCGCGATGATTGCCGTGCTTCCCCTTACCGTGAAAGCCTTTTTTCCCTGCCATCAAACTGTGGGTGTCAAACATTTTACGCTGTTCCGGCGTTAAAATTTGTCGCACCGCAAAGCGGTGTTGCACCTGCAATTTCTTCAACTCCGCTTTAATTTTGCCGATCTCATCGATTTTTTTGTCGATTCTTTTCATGTTTGGCTGCTCTTCCACCATCATCAGCTTCAGTTCAGCTTGCTTGTTGCGCAGATCCGTTTGCAGCGGCAAAACGTCTTTCTGATGCTGCAAACGCAGATCGGCAACTTTTTGCTGCTGTTCCGCGGTCAAATTCAACGCTGCGAGTCCGCCACAGTGCCGAGTTTTTTTCATCATCATTTGATGTTTTCCCTGACTGGGCTGTCCGATTGCCGCCGGAATGACCAACGCTGTCACTGCGAAGGCAATGACAAATACTTGTACAATTTTTGCGATCTTCATTTTGCACTCCTGTTTTTATTTGTTCTACTGACTGTTGTTTTTATCAATCGAATCGGCAGGGCAATTTGCTGAATTCTTTCCGTCTGCCCCAGGTTTGCCGCGACGGCTATCCCGGTGCATTCTGCCGGTAATCATTTTCATGAACCTTTTCTGCTGCTCGGCGGAAAGCGCTTCCCGATATCGCAATAAATTTTTCACCGATTCGACATCAATTTGTTTTTCCAATTCCTTCAAAGAATCCAATTTTTGCATGACCAAATTTGTATCTACGCTATCCTGACTAATCAACTGCATCATGTCGCGACGCTGCGCGTGAATTTTGTTCCGAAGGGGACGAATTCTCTCGAAAAATTGAGCGCGCAGGTCATTGATTTGCTTTTCCTGATCATCGGTCAAGTTCAGTCTTTTTTTCATCCGGCTGCGAAAGTCAGAGCGATGCGAGCGCGCCGTGTTTTTTGAGTTGTGCAGCCAGCGGTAGTAGCTGAATGTCGCCAGCACGGAAAAATTGATAATTAATGAAATTAACAATAACCAACTTATTGTCTTTTTGCTCATTCTTTACACCTGTTCATTGTGTGTCATCGGAAATTATGCTTTGGTAGACGTCGGTCACCGACTCGTCGGATAACTCGTCAAAAGAATTGATGGCGAGCAAACTTTCGGATTTGATTTCCGACACTGTCTCTGTCCCCGGCGTCGCGTAAAAGAACAACGTTTTCCCCAGATAAAAACCGGTCAGCAGGGAAAAAACGAGCAGCAACATCGCAGCCACCGGAATGGGTAATAGTCGGGGCAGAAAACTCGCTCGTTGACGCCAGACTTTCTTTTCCGATGTTTTATTTAATCGACGCGACAATTTTGTCCAGAAAAACGGCGCGCTGTCAAATTGCTCCACCTTGGCCAGAGCGTCCCAGACAAGTTCCAACTGCTGCAATTGTCTGGCGCAATCCGGGCAATTGCGCAGATGTTCGCGCAGCGCAATCATCTCGTTCGGCGGCAATTGCCTGTCTTGATATGCTGATAGTTTTTTTCTCACAATCTGGCATGTCATTATTTGATTCCTCCTTCTTCCTGATTAAACAAAGCGCAGGAGAAAAACTTTCGTTTAATTTGATTGTTTTTGCTCATGAAATATGAAATTCTCCCAATAAGGGTGCTAACTTTTTTTTCAAATTTAATTTTGCGCGATGCAGTCTGGATTCCACCGCGGAAACAGATGTGTCCAGGATTTCCGCGATTTCCTGATAGGACAAATTTAAATAGCGAAATAAAATCACCGCGATCTTTTGATTTTCCGGCAGCGAGTCGATGGCTTTTTGCACGAATTGCTGCGTCTCAAATTTTTCAATTTCAATGTCCGGTTTGTGATTGTCCGTGATTTTGTAAGCTGGCGCGT
This Calditrichota bacterium DNA region includes the following protein-coding sequences:
- a CDS encoding mechanosensitive ion channel family protein; translated protein: MQKLFDWVYAKTGVTQLFQERLLESLLIIGVLVLIRFLTLNFVYREIEDTRKRYRWRKSVTYVLTLIGLFIVGRIWFQGFQSIATFFGIFAAGIAIALQDLLVNIAGWLFIMWRKPFDVGDRIEVNEHAGDVIDRRLFMFTIMEIGNWVGAEQSTGRVVHLPNGWVFKYSLANYSRGFSYIWNEIPVLLTFESDWKKAKKILLDIANEHAESLSQSAEKRIKAAAKRYMIFYSKLTPIVWTSVKDSGVLLTIRYLCDPRKRRSSEHAIWETILEVFAKINDIDFAYSTIRIFNNPQEGKPGAGTAKK
- a CDS encoding periplasmic heavy metal sensor codes for the protein MKIAKIVQVFVIAFAVTALVIPAAIGQPSQGKHQMMMKKTRHCGGLAALNLTAEQQQKVADLRLQHQKDVLPLQTDLRNKQAELKLMMVEEQPNMKRIDKKIDEIGKIKAELKKLQVQHRFAVRQILTPEQRKMFDTHSLMAGKKGFHGKGKHGNHRGCQMR
- a CDS encoding Spy/CpxP family protein refolding chaperone, translated to MSKKTISWLLLISLIINFSVLATFSYYRWLHNSKNTARSHRSDFRSRMKKRLNLTDDQEKQINDLRAQFFERIRPLRNKIHAQRRDMMQLISQDSVDTNLVMQKLDSLKELEKQIDVESVKNLLRYREALSAEQQKRFMKMITGRMHRDSRRGKPGADGKNSANCPADSIDKNNSQ